The Nocardia sp. NBC_01503 sequence GCGCCCACGATGGCGGTGGTGGTGCCGGGCGCCACCCGGAACCGAATCGCCCGCAGCACAGGCTTTTCCGCGCCCGGGAACTTGAATTCGGCGAAGGCCAGATCCACGATCGCGGGATCCTCCTTGAACGCCTGCGGCAGCGGCGGCTCCAGCACCGAGGAGTCGGTGTCCAGCACCCCGCCGATCCGCTCGGCCGAGACCGCCGCGCGCGGTGCCATCATGGCCAGGAACGAGGCCATCATGACCGCGGTCAGGATCTGCATGATGTACGACAGCATCGCGGTGAGCGAGCCGATCTGCATGGTGCCGTCGTCGATATTGTGGCCGCCGAACCAGATCACGCCCACGGCGGTCACATTCGAGATCAGCATGACCAACGGGAACATCAGCGCCATATAGCGGCCGACATACAGCGACTGCTCGGTCAGCTCCTTGTTGGCGACACCGAAACGCCAGGTCTCCTGCCGCTCGCGCACGAAGGCGCGCACCACGCGGATACCCGTGATCTGTTCGCGCAGCACGCGGTTCACGCTGTCGATGCGATCCTGCATCCGCCGGAAGCCGGGCACCATACGGGCGATGATGAGGGACATCGCCAAGCCGAGCGCGGGCACCGCGATGAGCAGCAGCCAGGACAGCCCGAGGCTTTCGCGCAGCGCCATGAAGACACCGCCCACGCACATGATCGGGGCCATCACCAGGATGGTCGCGCTCATCAGCACGAGCAGCTGGACCTGCTGCACATCATTGGTATTGCGGGTGATGAGCGAGGGCGCCCCGAAGACGCCGACCTCCCGCGCGGAGAAGGTGCCGACCCGGTGCAGCAGGGCCGCGCGCATATCGCGGCCCGCGCCCATGGCGGCCTGTGCACCCAGATAGACAGAGACGCCCTGCGCGATGATCTGCACGCCGGTGACGGCGAGCATCATCAGGCCGGTGCTCCAGATATAACCGATATCGCCCTTGGTGACGCCGTTGTCGATGATGTCGGCGTTCAGGCTCGGTAGATAGAGCATTGCGATGACCGAGATCAGCTGAAGCACCACGACCCCCGCCAACTGCTTGCGGTAGGGCGCCAAGAAGGTGCGGAGTAGTCGAATCAACATGATGGTGGCAGGCTACCGCCATAATGCGCCGTCCGGCGCGACGTTTTCCGGCACAACCGTCTGATTCAGATATTCGGCCGGTCCAGATCCTGCCACTGCGTCGCGGTCGATCCCTCGGCCGCGCGATTACGGCGGGTCCACGCGTCCGGATCGTGCAGCAGTTCGTCCAGGAAGGACGGGAGCAGGTCGTGCGCGATATCGGCGATGGTCACCCGTTCGAGTACGGCGCGGATATTCACCCGCAGGCCGATCCACACCCGCTGCAGCGGTTCGGCCGCTCCGGCGTAGCTGACATCCTCCGGGCGCTGTCCGCGCACCGAGGCGAGTGGTCCCTCGACCGCGCGAATGACATCGGCGATGCTGATTTCACCGGCGGATCGGGCGAGCCGATATCCGCCGTCCGGGCCGCGCCGACTGGTCACCAATTTGCCGCGCCGCAGATCCGCGACAACCGATTCCAGCACCTTCGGTGGAATGTCCTGTGCCGCGGAGATGGCATCGGCCTTCACCGAATCCGATTGCGCCTTCGCGATTTCCACGAGGGTGCGCACCGCGTAATCGACCTTCGCGGTGATGTGCACTTCGCTCTCCTGATCTCGTCGGCGGCGAACGAAACCTTATCGCGGCGAATTCAATACACCGAGCGCGGCTTCCAGTAGCACGCCGCCGATCAACTCCTCGGAGGCATTGGGGACGCTCTCCTGCGACATGAGCGCGGCGCTGAGCACCTGCATGGCCGCGGCGGCGCGCAGCGTGGTCTCGTCATCCGCACCGGGTCCGGCGAGCCATCGGCACATGCGGCGGCTGAGTTCGATCATGTCCGGATAGCGGTCGCCGAGGGCATTGAGGATGGCGACCGTATCGCGCATGCAGAGAGTGCCGGCGGTACGATGCCCGAGAATGGATCGCAGGTGTGATTCCAGTACCTCGCGCACGGTCTGCGGCGAATGCGGAATTTCGTCGAGGCTCTCCACCAACTCACGTAGGTCGTCGACCATCGGCTGGATTATCGCTATGAGCAAATCCACTTTGGAGGCGTAGTGATAGT is a genomic window containing:
- a CDS encoding TetR/AcrR family transcriptional regulator; this encodes MGHMVGRSIAGTVVAGRSTKDAIRDAAIELFTSKGFEQSSLREVADAVGITKASLYYHYASKVDLLIAIIQPMVDDLRELVESLDEIPHSPQTVREVLESHLRSILGHRTAGTLCMRDTVAILNALGDRYPDMIELSRRMCRWLAGPGADDETTLRAAAAMQVLSAALMSQESVPNASEELIGGVLLEAALGVLNSPR
- a CDS encoding ABC transporter ATP-binding protein, with product MLIRLLRTFLAPYRKQLAGVVVLQLISVIAMLYLPSLNADIIDNGVTKGDIGYIWSTGLMMLAVTGVQIIAQGVSVYLGAQAAMGAGRDMRAALLHRVGTFSAREVGVFGAPSLITRNTNDVQQVQLLVLMSATILVMAPIMCVGGVFMALRESLGLSWLLLIAVPALGLAMSLIIARMVPGFRRMQDRIDSVNRVLREQITGIRVVRAFVRERQETWRFGVANKELTEQSLYVGRYMALMFPLVMLISNVTAVGVIWFGGHNIDDGTMQIGSLTAMLSYIMQILTAVMMASFLAMMAPRAAVSAERIGGVLDTDSSVLEPPLPQAFKEDPAIVDLAFAEFKFPGAEKPVLRAIRFRVAPGTTTAIVGATGSGKTTLVNLIPRLIDVTDGAVYVGGTDVRHIELETLRNQIGLVPQKAYLFSGTVASNLRYGKPDATEEELWHALEIAQAADFVRDMPQGLETPVAQGGTTVSGGQRQRLAIARALVRKPRIYLFDDCFSALDVATDVRVRDALQPETSESSVIIVAQRISTIREADQIVVLEDGAMAGIGTHDQLLRDCKEYREIVESQFSVEEVR
- a CDS encoding RrF2 family transcriptional regulator — its product is MHITAKVDYAVRTLVEIAKAQSDSVKADAISAAQDIPPKVLESVVADLRRGKLVTSRRGPDGGYRLARSAGEISIADVIRAVEGPLASVRGQRPEDVSYAGAAEPLQRVWIGLRVNIRAVLERVTIADIAHDLLPSFLDELLHDPDAWTRRNRAAEGSTATQWQDLDRPNI